CTCTTATTTCATAGAAAAAAACGAACACATTTGTTTTCCAATCGGATTTATGATTATATGTTAGGATCATGCGTTGAATTTACACTAACAATATTATATACAACTGATACAACTGACACCGGTGTTGATCAACATTGTAGAATTTTCCATATATACATATGCCATGTATTGGCAATATTTTCCCCAAGAAATATCTTGGAAGCATTAAGAAAATTTAAACTTACATGAAGCTTAGCCCTAACTAACTGTAATCTAACTACTGTCAAAAAATTTGAGCTGCATCAAGAATCAGTTTCATGGGACAATCATTATATTACTTGTCTAACCCTATAAATCTTTGCTTAAATCTAAGATTGGACCAAAGTCACTTAACtgagctataatgcacatggacaaaaccacactaaaagactaaATCAATCAATTAGCCAGtctaacccatgaccttataagcccatatgttctctcttatattttcaatgtgagaCTCTAAACAATAATCGATTAATCATAAacagcatcatcatcataacCATCACCTTCACCATTGATATAAGAAGCTGTGTTAGGAAGCTTATTTGGATTCCAATCAGGCGGAAACGTCTTCTGCAGCGCCTCGGTGATGTCCCCGCCAGTCCTCTCAATCTTGCGCGAGCACCTGTACCAGTGGACAGCGGTGCCCATGTCAACCGTCAACCCGGCCTCCGCCATCTCTCCGCAAAGGCATTTGATCGCTGTTAAAATGTAACTGTCGTTGACTGTGGCTCTTGACAGCAACGAGGTCATTAAGCAATGGTATACAGCTTTGTCTGGCTTCAGCCTGGCTCGTTTCATTTCCCCGAAGCATTTCAAAGCTTCCTCTGGGAGAGATGCCCGTGCCCAACCATTTATGAGCGTGGTGTAGGATTTCAGGTTAGGTTGCACTCCAACCAACTTCATCTCTTCAATTGTTCTCGTTGCTCTCTGACAATAAATATACTCAATATGCATTCATTCAAACTAATCCAGCACTCGAAGATATACTATCTTCTAACGGAACCAAAAAATCAATGAAGTGTGTATATGCATCATTTGGAATGATATGATAGAGCAAACTTCACGTAAATGCCTCTTTCCAACATGACTTCAGATTGTTACAAATGCATAAAATGTGGGTCACTCAACTGAACTATAATGCACAAGGGCTAAACGACACTAAAAGActaaatccaatcaattagctaattTTCAATGTAGGACTCTTAACACTCCCCCTCTAGTGGACAACCACGCCACCAATACCACAGGTAGACAGCCGGGTGAACACAAAGTGGACTGAACAGGCTCTAATACTATGATATAATCTAAGATTGAGCCAAGGTtactcaactgggctataatgcacatgggccaaaccacactaaaagactgaatcaattaattagttaattttcaatgtgggactctaaCTCTTAAACACCTAAGAAAGAAAAGCAAATGCGCTATAGCCTATAGGAATATTCATTAGGATCAGGAATCAGGATAGTGTCAAAGCAATAACATTCATACACCCGTTTTAGAGAACCAAATTGTTAGCAATAAACATGAAATGGTAACCTGCTGGTAAATAATAatcatatattacattattacctGCATATCTCCAGCTTTACAACAAGCGCTTATTAAAGATGTGTATGTATGGACATCGGGCTGAATCCCGTCATTCCTAATTTGTTGCATCAGGTCAGTAGCCTCCATCACATCACCTCTTCGAGCCCACCTTCACGGACAACAGAATAGATAGAACCAAGGATTCAAATCAACATAGTAGAAAGAATGCCTAAGAATCAAAGAAAGAGCACATGCCCGCTTTTCTTCGGGTGCTACGATTGTTAACTAGCTTTTTTGACTTATTAATGAAAGCATATCAGGTATAAAACAATCCTTACCCATCcattaatatgttatatatgaAGGCATTCCTAGGAACGTTTTTATTGCTCATTTCTCTTGTCACTGCCAAAGCGCTGTGCATCCTTCCCGATTTACAGCATGCCTTGAGTAGTGCCCCATAAGTATACACATCGACCTCCAGCCCCTCATTTTTAAGCTTTGAGAAATACTCGAATGCTTTTTCAGTATCACCAACCGATGCATAACCATGCATGATTGTAGTATATGTATGCTCATTAGGTCTAACACCGGCCAGTAACATCTCATCCAAAATTTCCACAGCCTTCTCCATCTGTATAGAGTTGGATGCACGACTATATTTAGTGTAGCACAATGTTCATGTAATATATCTAGAAAAAACAATCGTATCAAAGACTTTCAACCGTGAAATGTCAATGTCATGTGGAAgtataaaatcattaaaaaaatattgaccCATAAGTAACCTAAGGCATATGATTCAATGATCAACTACGGTTTGTCACAAGAATGCCATACTGTCAGGAGTGAATTATAAGCAAACATGCTTAAGCAATGAAAAATTGAATGCCCAGAGATGTTAATCcagataataattattattttttgaaacacatgattctttacaaggtagtatctgttctatactttctcaatttttttcagCCCAAAAAATCAATGCCTCCACCACCGGTGTGACcacccatttggaatggtaacagagGTGCCGTCACAGTACATAATAGTTGGCAATCTAGTAATTTGATTGCATAGACATATATAATGATATGGAGATGGAGCTCGTTTAGGaatataagtatatatgtaGAAAACAATAGGCAAATATTTAGCCAGCATGGATGCCTTAATTGATATTGTCTCGTGGATTTGAAAAGATAGAAACCATGCATTGCTTTTGATGCTCTACCCAAGTGCAAAAATTCCTAAGAAAGATAGTTAACTTTACCTGAAGCTTTTCAACAAGGCCAAGAATTATAGCATTATACGTGTGGACAGTTGGTATGCATCCGCTCCACCTCATCACGTCAAAAATATCAAGGGCTTTGCGTATTTCTCCAACTTTTGAAAAAGCGTGAATGATAGGCAAAAATGTTTGTGAACTAGGCCTAAACTTCCGCGTTTTCATTTCGTCAACTACACGAATGGCACGATCCATATTGCCCATGCCACAGGAGGCTTCGATGATATTATTATAAAGCACAAGGTCAGGCTTCAAACCATCCTTTATCACATCTTCAAAGATAGCAACGGCATTTGCCCAATCCCGCAAATGAATAAACCCATTGATCAACATGGAATAGGTTTTCATGTTATGCTTTATGCCCTCCAATTTCATCATTTCACAGACTTCCAAAGCTTTAGAAATCTTTCCTGACTGCAATTGGTTGGACATGGAATTGACAAAGAATATCAGATGCttgaaatattttaacattGTGCGCATTAATACAAAAACGTGATGTTAGAAAAGCTACTTGGGAATTTTAGGAAGCAGTACGGTGAAAAGGAAGCAAGTAAAACAACCAAAGACAGTTTTACAAGTAGAGATTAAGTCGAGGAAAATGCACCTTAGTATAGATATTAATGAGACATCCATAACTGATTACTGACGGTGTAAAGCCACACTCCTGCAGCACCAATTAAAGTCAGAAGCTGGCCAGAGGGAAGAATTTTAATTTCCAAGTAGAATTCGCATTGCTTTAGTCAGATAGCTTCACTAAAATAACATGTGCATTTGTTAGACACGATCATGCAACCATCATATGATGTCGACAAAAGTGAGGTCACGTATGCCAAATGCAAGTAATATccaaaggattttttttttttggttagaccacgaggtgtcctgagcaggCCCTAACTGTAGTAGACACCTTTTAAGCCCATACCATACTTAGACTAATCCCCGTTCGCACTGGGCTGACctaattaaggggcaaagtgctaaccatattggtttttccataTGAAAGGGGGTTTGAACTCCCGAACTCTCTTAAGGGTTGAGAGTGCACGGCCAATCATGCCAACCAAGATGGTTTATCCAAAGGATTTTTAATGCCTCCATTACTTGATAAAATTTTCAAGTTTCACAAATTCGAAAAcctaaaatacaaattttcacATCCACACCGAGTAGTTTTACTAAGCGCATTCTTACCTTAAGCCTATCAAACATAAGAAgacatttttcttcatttcgaGTAATTGTATAGCCATCCATCATGGTGTGAAATATACTAATTGGAGCAGTAATACCCTCTTCTTCCATCTCCCTCAATAGCTCTTCGGCTCGATCCATATTACAAGTTTGGCtgcatttaataataaattccaACAACATTAGCTCCTAAAAATACATTAGTCTTACCATATAAAAATGAGGAAagcagaagaaaaagaaagccACATAGCAACTTGTGAATCAAACAATGACCAGGTCAGCAAAATGAcacattaattaaataatgCAACAAATAAGGCAAGGACTTTTACTATTGGAAAatgcaaatataaaataaaattgaataaatggAGAGGAGACCCAAAATTGAGGATAAAATACCAGTTTGCATAGATTATATTTCCATATATGCTCGCACTTAAGGTTGCATGCCTCTCTTTGGCCTCCAGAAACCAGTGCTCTGCAGCTCTTGCATAAACAGGAAAAGGGGACATCAATAAAGTTTGGAATTCCCatataaaatctaataaatTAATCCAAACAATCAATGGATAAGAAAACTTGGCTATTGGAGGAAGCATGAAAGCACATGCGCTTCTTAAAGCATAAAGTAAATCCACCAAAAAACCACAATTAACAATTTACACCCAAAATTTTACCAGCTTAATGAAAATCATTAGGAAAATGTAAACTGTGCAAGCAGAAAAGATTGAATGTGATATAAACCGAGAACTATTAGAAAGGGATGCAAATTACTTACTCAACATTGCCAACCTTAGCAAATCCACCAACAATAATACTATAAGTTACCACactaattt
This portion of the Ipomoea triloba cultivar NCNSP0323 chromosome 5, ASM357664v1 genome encodes:
- the LOC116019904 gene encoding pentatricopeptide repeat-containing protein At5g04810, chloroplastic-like; translation: MFSLSCSQHPPFSASILTGKHHTTATSSAILSFNSSSGDLSRATAHKPLKTSSSENSKLLLKNSITPTPTPPAVVPPPQNVDAKLCLSSEQSPPVAPQDTSLGEYENGSLGNLENSDSDEKDTRGVEFREKGKIFVGNLPLWIKKNELAELFGQFGPIKNVILIRGHHETDRNMGFGFVIYGGSSPEKSAIKAVQFDGVEFHGRVLTVKLDDGRRIMKDKNKGRTRWMEGSSSRNFRKVVESQPENWHAVVRAFERINKPSRKEFGMMVNYYGRRGDKHRAREMFEKMRSRGIVPTSYEYTNLTYAYTVSRDMEEALTCVRKMKDEGIEISVVTYSIIVGGFAKVGNVEAAEHWFLEAKERHATLSASIYGNIIYANCQTCNMDRAEELLREMEEEGITAPISIFHTMMDGYTITRNEEKCLLMFDRLKECGFTPSVISYGCLINIYTKSGKISKALEVCEMMKLEGIKHNMKTYSMLINGFIHLRDWANAVAIFEDVIKDGLKPDLVLYNNIIEASCGMGNMDRAIRVVDEMKTRKFRPSSQTFLPIIHAFSKVGEIRKALDIFDVMRWSGCIPTVHTYNAIILGLVEKLQMEKAVEILDEMLLAGVRPNEHTYTTIMHGYASVGDTEKAFEYFSKLKNEGLEVDVYTYGALLKACCKSGRMHSALAVTREMSNKNVPRNAFIYNILMDGWARRGDVMEATDLMQQIRNDGIQPDVHTYTSLISACCKAGDMQRATRTIEEMKLVGVQPNLKSYTTLINGWARASLPEEALKCFGEMKRARLKPDKAVYHCLMTSLLSRATVNDSYILTAIKCLCGEMAEAGLTVDMGTAVHWYRCSRKIERTGGDITEALQKTFPPDWNPNKLPNTASYINGEGDGYDDDAVYD